One genomic region from Acidobacteriota bacterium encodes:
- a CDS encoding ADOP family duplicated permease, with protein sequence MKDWRLAWRGLWRQRSYTLAAVLALALGIGGVTAVFSVVDGVLLRPLPYDQPERILFIRQNMPPLGSGLLFSPTVFRQMEQAGGEVADLALVDRLAFTVIGGEQPERVTGAQVSPGFYDIFKARPVRGRLPRAGAPQAQSAAQGASQEAQPELGVCVIGYEFWQSRFGGRDDVLGSVLTVDLSVPFGPRRPIPERLQVVGVLGPEFRPPLGGRLDILTPFRAGEGGAARFPYLFTFARLREGTALETARARLEAIYAGIAHDDDENIEQRSLNAMALSELGTRRLRPALMMLWAASALVLLIACANVAHLQLARSSSRRGEIALRGALGAGRLRLVGVLLCESLLLALLGGTAGVALAAGALQALRAYGPGSLPRLESVSLDWQVLSFALLISLLTCLLFGLLPAWKTSGVHPRQLLQEEGRGGGGGRTLSLRSILTGAEMALAFVLLVTACMVLQSLGRLQAVDPGFRSESVLTVQMQLPLGRYPEAEERRAIVKRLLRRYQALPGVELAGATFTLPFSNVQNAALFQILGRSEERLRSGHYDVSKDYLPALDVPLLRGRGLEESDYPTGQESPRVVVINQAMAEQHWPGGDPLGARLRFQGDEDPVEIVGVVGNVRRRGLDREAEPILYRPLLPSANVAFVVRSRLEAEGLAQQLRQVTAEVDSALPLFGVRTLTEIVDDSLSRERFNTLLMGCFATVALLLAVIGIYGVVSYTVAGRRREIAVRMALGARPADVLRLVVVQGGLPLLLGTLAGAAGAFSLGSALSSRLLGLGEAEPSLYLLAALILNAAALLAIFLPARRAASINPQTALRR encoded by the coding sequence ATGAAGGACTGGCGGTTGGCCTGGAGAGGGCTGTGGAGGCAGAGATCCTACACTTTGGCGGCGGTGCTGGCGCTGGCTTTGGGCATCGGCGGCGTCACGGCCGTCTTCAGCGTGGTTGACGGAGTGCTGCTGCGTCCCTTGCCTTATGATCAGCCCGAGAGGATTCTCTTCATCCGCCAGAACATGCCCCCGCTGGGCTCGGGCCTTCTCTTTTCTCCCACGGTTTTTCGGCAGATGGAGCAAGCCGGCGGCGAGGTGGCCGATCTGGCCCTGGTCGACCGCCTGGCCTTTACCGTCATCGGAGGCGAGCAGCCGGAACGGGTCACGGGCGCTCAGGTCTCTCCCGGATTCTACGACATCTTCAAGGCCAGGCCGGTGCGTGGACGATTGCCCCGGGCCGGTGCTCCCCAGGCTCAGTCCGCCGCTCAAGGCGCTTCCCAAGAGGCCCAGCCGGAGCTGGGAGTCTGCGTGATCGGGTACGAGTTCTGGCAGAGCCGCTTCGGCGGACGCGACGATGTCCTGGGTAGCGTCCTCACGGTGGACCTCTCGGTGCCCTTCGGGCCGCGCCGCCCGATTCCGGAGCGACTGCAGGTGGTGGGCGTTCTGGGACCTGAGTTCCGTCCGCCGCTGGGCGGCAGGCTGGACATTCTGACGCCTTTTCGGGCCGGTGAAGGAGGCGCTGCCCGCTTTCCTTACCTGTTTACCTTCGCCCGCCTGCGCGAGGGGACTGCCCTGGAAACGGCCCGCGCACGGCTGGAAGCCATCTACGCAGGAATCGCTCACGACGATGACGAGAACATCGAGCAGCGCAGCCTCAACGCCATGGCGCTGTCCGAGCTGGGGACGCGCCGCCTGCGTCCGGCGCTGATGATGCTGTGGGCCGCCTCGGCTTTGGTGTTGCTGATCGCCTGCGCCAACGTGGCCCACCTGCAGTTGGCGCGCTCCAGCAGCCGCCGCGGCGAGATCGCCTTGCGCGGCGCCTTGGGGGCGGGACGCCTGCGCCTTGTGGGCGTGCTGCTTTGCGAAAGCCTGCTGCTGGCGTTGTTGGGCGGGACGGCCGGCGTGGCCCTGGCTGCCGGCGCCTTGCAGGCGCTGCGCGCTTACGGTCCCGGCTCGCTGCCCCGCTTGGAATCCGTCAGCCTCGATTGGCAGGTGCTCTCCTTCGCCTTGCTGATCTCCCTGTTGACTTGCCTGCTCTTCGGACTCCTTCCGGCCTGGAAGACTTCAGGCGTCCACCCTCGTCAATTGCTCCAGGAGGAGGGAAGAGGCGGGGGCGGTGGGCGCACCCTGTCCTTGCGTTCGATTCTGACCGGGGCGGAGATGGCGCTGGCTTTCGTCCTGCTGGTCACCGCGTGCATGGTGCTGCAGAGCCTGGGACGCCTGCAGGCCGTCGATCCCGGTTTCCGCAGCGAGAGCGTCCTCACCGTGCAGATGCAGTTGCCGCTGGGACGCTACCCGGAGGCGGAGGAGCGCCGGGCCATCGTGAAGCGCCTGCTGCGGCGCTACCAGGCCCTGCCCGGCGTGGAGCTGGCGGGAGCCACCTTCACCCTGCCCTTTTCCAACGTCCAGAACGCCGCGCTCTTTCAGATCCTGGGGCGATCCGAGGAGCGTTTGCGGTCGGGTCACTACGACGTCTCCAAAGATTATCTTCCCGCTCTCGACGTCCCGCTGCTGCGCGGACGCGGGCTGGAGGAGAGCGACTATCCGACCGGCCAGGAGAGTCCTCGGGTGGTCGTGATCAACCAGGCCATGGCCGAGCAGCACTGGCCTGGCGGCGATCCTCTGGGCGCCCGCCTGCGCTTCCAAGGGGACGAAGACCCTGTCGAGATCGTGGGCGTGGTGGGAAACGTCCGCCGCCGGGGCCTGGACCGCGAAGCCGAACCCATCCTCTACCGGCCCTTGCTGCCTTCCGCCAACGTGGCCTTTGTGGTGCGCTCCCGGCTGGAGGCCGAAGGGTTGGCGCAGCAACTCCGCCAGGTCACCGCCGAAGTCGATTCCGCCCTGCCTCTCTTCGGAGTGCGTACCCTGACCGAAATCGTGGACGATTCGCTTTCCCGGGAGCGCTTCAACACGCTGCTCATGGGATGTTTCGCCACGGTGGCGCTGCTGCTGGCCGTGATCGGCATCTACGGCGTGGTCAGCTACACGGTGGCCGGACGCAGGCGCGAAATCGCCGTGCGCATGGCCCTGGGGGCGCGTCCCGCCGACGTGCTGCGCTTGGTGGTGGTGCAAGGCGGACTGCCGCTGCTGTTGGGGACCCTGGCCGGCGCCGCAGGAGCCTTCTCGCTGGGAAGCGCCCTGAGCAGCCGCCTACTGGGTTTGGGAGAGGCCGAGCCGTCCCTCTACCTGCTGGCGGCGCTCATCCTCAACGCCGCCGCCCTGCTGGCCATTTTCCTGCCCGCCCGCCGGGCCGCCTCCATCAACCCCCAAACGGCCCTGCGGCGATGA
- a CDS encoding AbrB/MazE/SpoVT family DNA-binding domain-containing protein: MVRHVKLRQMGGSVGATLPKELAERFHLEAGDAVLAVETAHGILLSPYDPDVEEGLTIAARAQKKYRNALRELAR; the protein is encoded by the coding sequence ATGGTACGTCATGTGAAACTACGCCAGATGGGGGGGTCAGTCGGGGCTACTCTTCCAAAGGAGTTGGCGGAGCGATTTCATCTGGAGGCCGGGGACGCGGTTCTGGCTGTCGAGACGGCTCACGGGATTCTTCTCAGCCCATACGATCCGGACGTTGAGGAAGGCCTGACCATTGCGGCCCGCGCCCAGAAGAAGTACAGAAACGCTTTGCGGGAACTGGCCAGGTGA
- a CDS encoding type II toxin-antitoxin system death-on-curing family toxin: protein MPRLVIEAVHLDQIREHGGLIGMRDESALDSALKRAPNRWAYDPDSDLPRLAAAYVFGMSSNHPFRDGNKRIAFLTGVIFLGLNGLAFDAPPKEVVTRMIALASGHLEEDALAEWIRSRTRPQ, encoded by the coding sequence GTGCCCAGACTTGTCATCGAAGCGGTTCACCTCGATCAGATCCGGGAGCACGGCGGGCTGATCGGCATGCGCGATGAAAGCGCTCTCGACTCGGCGCTCAAGCGAGCCCCTAACCGCTGGGCGTACGACCCAGACTCCGACCTTCCACGATTGGCGGCCGCCTATGTCTTCGGGATGAGTTCGAACCACCCGTTCCGGGACGGCAACAAGCGCATCGCCTTCCTGACAGGCGTCATCTTTCTCGGCCTCAACGGGCTTGCTTTCGATGCGCCCCCAAAGGAGGTCGTGACCAGGATGATCGCCTTGGCCTCGGGTCACCTAGAGGAAGACGCCTTGGCCGAATGGATACGCTCCAGAACCCGCCCACAATAG